The DNA region TCTTCCATGGTTTGAAATGCAATGTGGCTCGGGagagtttttaattaatttctaaagATTTCACTCAGATGAAAAACTAATATTAATCACTCAAGAAATCCTTGGAAGTTCTTTTAGGCTGTGTATGATATGTAAGTCtaggagagggcagggaggaacAGCATGAGTGAAACATTATCTGGTCATCCCTCCAGTAGCCTCATTTGGAAAAATAACTATGGAGACAGTTAAGAGCAATTTTTCTTCAAGTGGACAGCTTAGAGGTTTGGATTCATAAACCAGTATTACAGGGCTTAGTGGGCTACGTCCTTATCAAGTTCAGAATCGGTGGACATGGTCACTATGATGTTCATGCCTGGCTTGGATTCCAGAACCCTGACGAGGGCAAGGTCATAAGGAAATGGCAGCACACAGACGCAAGGAAACCTGGGATGAGGTGGGATGCACTCACTCGGATGGAGGAGTAGGGGCACAGCACTCCTCAAGCTCAGTGTGCTTATTATATATGTTTGAACAGGGAGGCAGGGTTATCGCATGTAGGTGGACAAAGAGGTGAGGTTGTTATACATATCTGAACAAGGAGGAAGGCTTAGCTAATCTCCTATAGGCTGTCTCTGTAGGCTGTGAACATCCGGTGAAGGCAGAAAGTGGTGACACACTGTCAACTTTGCCATCCTTCTGAGCCTCACATGGAAGGCTTTGTCGATCCTGTGGGACTGTGGTATTAGGGTCCTTGACATGTTACCATCAGACATCACCCACTCCTTACAAGTCATCTTCCGTCGCAGACTCTGCCCCTCTTTGTTGTAGCCGTGGTAGAGCCCAGGCTTTTTTGTCCATCGTGAGTGTACTGTGATTGGAAGACTCTTCTTCTGAGGGCCAGTGTTCTCCCTTCCACTTTTCAGTTTAGATAGGAGTTTCCCTGGATTCCATAGTGAGCCATGATTGTGCCTGATTAAATGAGTGGTAGgaatactttcttatttttgttttaactgGAAGAAAGTGATTAAATTTTGGGGGCCTCTAAGGGCCTGGCACTCTTGAAGACTGTAAATGTTGTGTAATTGGGAGCACGACACCTTTCCGTGACCttactttaaaaatcatatctaAATCTTTTGAAGTGACAAGGTAGCAGTGCCAATGTACAGTTTGGTCAGCTCAGGGTAATGGATGGCCCATCCTCTCCAATCTTCTTATCTGTTCAGTGGTATATTATAATACTGTATAAGCTTTTATGAAGGTTAAACATTACACAGATAGAGTGAGGCCAAAGAGTTAAGAGTACTTTCTCAAGGCCACACAGATGTGAAATGTCCAAAACCAGCTTATCGGATACACTTTGTCCAGTGTGTGGACACAGCCATGAAGGGAGGAGATGTTGGTTAGAGTGTTGGCCAGTGTGCTCTAAGGATCGAAGAACAAGCTGTTCATATTGCTGAGCCTGGAATCCTGGTGGGGATTGTTTAGATGAACTGAGTAGCTACAGATTTGTTGCCCATATTACATTAATTTCACCACATTCTTTGTATATGTTAGTTtgatgttgctgtgataaaacaccatgaccatgtcaGAGCAGGAGGCTGAGAGCTCAGACCCCCAACTATAAGCATAAAGCAGGTAATAGGGATAACAGGAAGTGGCGAGAGAGGTCTTTTGACTCTCagagcccatctccagtgacacacttcttccaccaaggccacacctcctaaatgcCCCCCAAATAGGATAACAACAGCAACCGGAGACTTTGGAGCCATGTTCAGATAGCTGAGCCTGTTAGGGGTGGTGATGTGTGGGGGCATTATCGCACTATCATTCGAACCACTGTATTCCTTAACTACCAATGTCAAGAATTGTAGAAAACAATTCTTCTTGTACTGGAGCTATAGCTCTTGGTTGAAATCTTGAGtagatttaacttttaaaatgcacTTTAAGCACTTAGGGTAATATCTTATGGCTTATGGAGATATTAAAAGGAAAgctagtgggttttttttttttgtgttttgtttttgttttttagaaagacCACATCTTAATACGTCAGATTTAAAGAGCTAGTTCACAAGATTACTAGTTCAATCTGGTTGTTTCATCAGAGGTTGAAAAATTAGACCAACATTGAAGACAAATAATATTCCCCAAAACATTAATAATAGGAAGAGGGAGCTATGGGAGGTGTGAATGGGTGCTGGCTAGACCACCTGCTTTGGGGTCTTGGAAAAGCCTCCATTTCATTTCTTAAGGAAGACATGATAACACTTCTGTGCATTACAGTTCTAGGTCAGCCATGAACAGTCATAGCATAGACAAATTTGAGTGTTTTCAGGTGGAAATTCATTCAAATGAAGGGCAACACAATTTGAAGTTCATCTCAAATGCCTGGATAGAGCTAAatgtcaaataattttttaatcttATCAAGATTGATTTTGTTTGGAATCATTTTCTCTGAATATCCAAAGCTTCTAATTTCCTCTAAAGCATCGATATCAAGGGCTAACCCTCCTATTGTCCACTCCAACATAACGAGGGCTATCTAAAAAGAACATGGGATTCTTTCTCAGCAGCTACAGCTGTAGCTTGTTTGGGCAATAGGTTTAGAGCTTTAAAGCATTGAGatacccataaacacacacacacacacacacacacacacacacatgtatatatagtgtCCACTGTATACCGCTTAGCGTGATAAGTGTGTTGCATGTACAGAAATATCAGACATTTGCTTCTTACATTGTCAGGGCTCTAGATGAGAAATGAGATGAGGTGATGTCTAGTGAATGCGCAAGTATGTCAAAGGCTTATGTGTTGGATAAGAGAGTCATTTCATCATGATAGTATTATGGTTCTGGGGGATACTTCTCAGAGAAATCTCTCATATTGTGTAACTTCCTTCATACCAGTAAGATATTTTCTACTTGGAAATAGTCAGATAgaaaagggatttattaattttcccTGGCAATGGGAGGTACCTGAAATGTTTCAGGACAGGCTCAACATGCAGAAACTTTTTGAAGACCAGTCTGGCAAGGAGTGCTGACTGAGGTTAGtgagggaagacagaagacaagTGGCTGAAGGTAGGAGGAAGAGTCAGGTTTTCAAACCCCTAGCATTTTTCATACACGTTACTACTGTCTGGATTTGCTTTCTGATACTCTGTTACCAGAGTGAATGCTGTAAGATGTTGGGTTCTAGGGTTCATTAATGTTCATGAACATTCCTAACATTTTCAGTAGTACCTAGTACATAGTCTGTGATTACTAACTCTTTGTGATTGAACAAACGAATCACTATTCATGCTACAGaagtagacagagacagaacatttGAAGCTCTGTGGCACTTGAGGGATTTTTCACTGTATCCTAAGGGGAATGGGAAGCTATTAAAGCTTCAtgacaggaggaaaaaaattaatatttggaAGTCCAAGTTCCAAAGATTTGTTTGGCTCAGAAATGGAAGGTGAGGGTGTCCAATATGGACAACCTTGTATTCTTATAAAGAGCAATAGGTGGAGGTAACATTTGCTAGGGAATggtactttggaagagcagtattAGAATAGCAGTAGCTTTGGCTTATGTTTAAAGGTGAGTTGCCTGGGTGAATTTCCAGTGGCTACGGCCAGTGAGGGTGGAAAAAAATGCCCCTAATGGGGTATCTGTGCTTTTCTTAAGGAGTTGAGGAAATGGGGTGGCTCATGCTTTGTTATTTCTGAAAACTTCACATCAGCTTTTTCAAAGTGCTACCTCAGAACTGCTCAGCATTTTCAAGCcataagaaattttcttttttatctcttctcttctcctttcttctctctttttctttcactggCATAAAACTCACCAGGGTTGCCTAAATTAGCCTTAAGGTCCTAGAaaggctcctgcctcagcctcgagGGTTCCTGAGATTGCCTATGTGAACCACCATACCACCATCTTGTTTCTAGAGTTTAGGGCAGGGAAATCCTATCATTAGGCAAGTTTCCCATTTATCAACTGGCTATTCCCTAATTGCTGGCTGAGCGAAGCTCCTTAAAGCCCAGGCTCTTCTGTGAAACACTCTTAAATATTATCTCCTAAACATTGGGATggaaaactgaataaaataacTGGTAGAGTATCCCTTATGGAACATAATTAATACCTACAGTTTAACCTTATGGTTATCGtcattttcatctttctgtgGTCTGTCACCTGGcctgcagtggctctcagccttcctaatgctgcgactcTTTAATAgcattcctcatgttgtgatgacctcctccataaaatcattttctttgctacttcatagctataattctGCTTCTGTTATAAATCCTAATGTGAACATTTTTGTAGATAAAGATTTGCTAAAGGGTTTATAAACCATATGTGAGAACTACTATAAGGATTACTTAGTTCTGGGGCTTTCCATATTGAGGGTCTAGATGAAATGCTACCTCTTCTGTCTGCTTCCCTTGAACTTCCATCTCTCTTTTCAGGATATTAACCAGAAACTCCAAGAAGACAACCAGGAACTGAGGGACCTATGCTGTTTCCTGGATGATGACCGGCAGAAAGGCAAAAGGGTGTCCCGGGAGTGGCAGAGATTGGGTCGCTACACAGCTGGAGTAATGCACAAGGAAGTGGCCTTATACTTGCAGaagctgaaggagctggaggtgAAGCAAGAGGAGGTGGTGAAGGAGAACATGGAGCTTAAGGAACTCTGCGTGCTGCTGGACGAGGAGAAGGGCGTAGGATGTGCCGGCAGCCGCTGCTCCATCGACAGCCAGGCCAGCCTGTGCCAGCTGGTGGCCTCTGCTGCCCCCTATGTGCGGGATGTGGGTGATGGCAGCAGCACCTCCAGCACTGGCAGCACTGACAGTCCAGACCACCACAAACACCATGCAAGCGGGGGCAGCCCTGAACATTTACAGAAGCCCCGGAGCGAGGGCAGCCCAGAGCACACAAAACACAGGAGCACTAGCCCTGAACATCTACacaaacccagggcttctgggACCCCAGATCACCCCAAAGCACTGAAAGGACCCAGCCCTGAGCACCACAAGCCCTTGTGCAAGGGCAGCCCCGAGCAACAGAGGCACCCACATCCAGGGAGCAGCCCAGAAATGCTGCCCAAGCACGTGTTGAGTGGGAGCCCTGAACATTTCCAGAAGCACAGGCCGGGAGGCAGCCCAGAACATGCCAGGCACAGCGGAGGGAGCCCTGAGCATCTTCAGAAACATGCCCTTGGTGGGAGCCTGGAGCACCTCCCCAGAGCCAGGGGAACAAGCCCAGAACATCTCAAACAACATTATGGAGGCAGCCCTGATCACAAACATGCCGGTGGCAGTGGAGGTAGTGGCGGCGGGGGCAGCAGGGAGGGCACCCTCCGGCGGCCTGCTCAAGAGGACTCATCACCCCATCACCGGAATGTCTACAGCGGCATGAATGGTGGGTCAGTACGCGCTGGGAGCTGCTTTGGCCTGGCAACTCAGTAGACCACTAGGAACGCAAAGTGGATCTCCAGCAGTAAATGTTAGGAAAAGGGAGCTTTGCCTAAGGGG from Mastomys coucha isolate ucsf_1 unplaced genomic scaffold, UCSF_Mcou_1 pScaffold22, whole genome shotgun sequence includes:
- the Ccdc85a gene encoding coiled-coil domain-containing protein 85A isoform X6, which codes for MSKAAGGAAPAAESCPSAPAGASTPAGVDDLSKVTDEELLQWSKEELIRSLRRAEAEKVSAMLDHSNLIREVNRRLQLHLGEIRGLKDINQKLQEDNQELRDLCCFLDDDRQKGKRVSREWQRLGRYTAGVMHKEVALYLQKLKELEVKQEEVVKENMELKELCVLLDEEKGVGCAGSRCSIDSQASLCQLVASAAPYVRDVGDGSSTSSTGSTDSPDHHKHHASGGSPEHLQKPRSEGSPEHTKHRSTSPEHLHKPRASGTPDHPKALKGPSPEHHKPLCKGSPEQQRHPHPGSSPEMLPKHVLSGSPEHFQKHRPGGSPEHARHSGGSPEHLQKHALGGSLEHLPRARGTSPEHLKQHYGGSPDHKHAGGSGGSGGGGSREGTLRRPAQEDSSPHHRNVYSGMNESTLSYVRQLEARVRQLEEENRMLPQVVWRKLGDAAGSCPGIRQHLSGNQYKGPM
- the Ccdc85a gene encoding coiled-coil domain-containing protein 85A isoform X2 — translated: MSKAAGGAAPAAESCPSAPAGASTPAGVDDLSKVTDEELLQWSKEELIRSLRRAEAEKDINQKLQEDNQELRDLCCFLDDDRQKGKRVSREWQRLGRYTAGVMHKEVALYLQKLKELEVKQEEVVKENMELKELCVLLDEEKGVGCAGSRCSIDSQASLCQLVASAAPYVRDVGDGSSTSSTGSTDSPDHHKHHASGGSPEHLQKPRSEGSPEHTKHRSTSPEHLHKPRASGTPDHPKALKGPSPEHHKPLCKGSPEQQRHPHPGSSPEMLPKHVLSGSPEHFQKHRPGGSPEHARHSGGSPEHLQKHALGGSLEHLPRARGTSPEHLKQHYGGSPDHKHAGGSGGSGGGGSREGTLRRPAQEDSSPHHRNVYSGMNESTLSYVRQLEARVRQLEEENRMLPQATQTRSQPPTRNSSNMEKGWGPRARRVLQWWQGCRGIGRCLPSLPGSFRLSSGADGNNSSPNSPASFSGHTTPSQQPEPVVHSLKVLDVEETIDRQQGKEYDHDLSETEKAIVREMCNVVWRKLGDAAGSCPGIRQHLSGNQYKGPM
- the Ccdc85a gene encoding coiled-coil domain-containing protein 85A isoform X1 — encoded protein: MSKAAGGAAPAAESCPSAPAGASTPAGVDDLSKVTDEELLQWSKEELIRSLRRAEAEKVSAMLDHSNLIREVNRRLQLHLGEIRGLKDINQKLQEDNQELRDLCCFLDDDRQKGKRVSREWQRLGRYTAGVMHKEVALYLQKLKELEVKQEEVVKENMELKELCVLLDEEKGVGCAGSRCSIDSQASLCQLVASAAPYVRDVGDGSSTSSTGSTDSPDHHKHHASGGSPEHLQKPRSEGSPEHTKHRSTSPEHLHKPRASGTPDHPKALKGPSPEHHKPLCKGSPEQQRHPHPGSSPEMLPKHVLSGSPEHFQKHRPGGSPEHARHSGGSPEHLQKHALGGSLEHLPRARGTSPEHLKQHYGGSPDHKHAGGSGGSGGGGSREGTLRRPAQEDSSPHHRNVYSGMNESTLSYVRQLEARVRQLEEENRMLPQATQTRSQPPTRNSSNMEKGWGPRARRVLQWWQGCRGIGRCLPSLPGSFRLSSGADGNNSSPNSPASFSGHTTPSQQPEPVVHSLKVLDVEETIDRQQGKEYDHDLSETEKAIVREMCNVVWRKLGDAAGSCPGIRQHLSGNQYKGPM
- the Ccdc85a gene encoding coiled-coil domain-containing protein 85A isoform X3 — its product is MSKAAGGAAPAAESCPSAPAGASTPAGVDDLSKVTDEELLQWSKEELIRSLRRAEAEKVSAMLDHSNLIREVNRRLQLHLGEIRGLKDINQKLQEDNQELRDLCCFLDDDRQKGKRVSREWQRLGRYTAGVMHKEVALYLQKLKELEVKQEEVVKENMELKELCVLLDEEKGVGCAGSRCSIDSQASLCQLVASAAPYVRDVGDGSSTSSTGSTDSPDHHKHHASGGSPEHLQKPRSEGSPEHTKHRSTSPEHLHKPRASGTPDHPKALKGPSPEHHKPLCKGSPEQQRHPHPGSSPEMLPKHVLSGSPEHFQKHRPGGSPEHARHSGGSPEHLQKHALGGSLEHLPRARGTSPEHLKQHYGGSPDHKHAGGSGGSGGGGSREGTLRRPAQEDSSPHHRNVYSGMNESTLSYVRQLEARVRQLEEENRMLPQATQTRSQPPTRNSSNMEKGWGPRARRVLQWWQGCRGIGRCLPSLPGSFRLSSGADGNNSSPNSPASFSGHTTPSQQPEPVVHSLKVVWRKLGDAAGSCPGIRQHLSGNQYKGPM
- the Ccdc85a gene encoding coiled-coil domain-containing protein 85A isoform X4, which gives rise to MSKAAGGAAPAAESCPSAPAGASTPAGVDDLSKVTDEELLQWSKEELIRSLRRAEAEKVSAMLDHSNLIREVNRRLQLHLGEIRGLKDINQKLQEDNQELRDLCCFLDDDRQKGKRVSREWQRLGRYTAGVMHKEVALYLQKLKELEVKQEEVVKENMELKELCVLLDEEKGVGCAGSRCSIDSQASLCQLVASAAPYVRDVGDGSSTSSTGSTDSPDHHKHHASGGSPEHLQKPRSEGSPEHTKHRSTSPEHLHKPRASGTPDHPKALKGPSPEHHKPLCKGSPEQQRHPHPGSSPEMLPKHVLSGSPEHFQKHRPGGSPEHARHSGGSPEHLQKHALGGSLEHLPRARGTSPEHLKQHYGGSPDHKHAGGSGGSGGGGSREGTLRRPAQEDSSPHHRNVYSGMNESTLSYVRQLEARVRQLEEENRMLPQGSFRLSSGADGNNSSPNSPASFSGHTTPSQQPEPVVHSLKVLDVEETIDRQQGKEYDHDLSETEKAIVREMCNVVWRKLGDAAGSCPGIRQHLSGNQYKGPM
- the Ccdc85a gene encoding coiled-coil domain-containing protein 85A isoform X5; protein product: MSKAAGGAAPAAESCPSAPAGASTPAGVDDLSKVTDEELLQWSKEELIRSLRRAEAEKVSAMLDHSNLIREVNRRLQLHLGEIRGLKDINQKLQEDNQELRDLCCFLDDDRQKGKRVSREWQRLGRYTAGVMHKEVALYLQKLKELEVKQEEVVKENMELKELCVLLDEEKGVGCAGSRCSIDSQASLCQLVASAAPYVRDVGDGSSTSSTGSTDSPDHHKHHASGGSPEHLQKPRSEGSPEHTKHRSTSPEHLHKPRASGTPDHPKALKGPSPEHHKPLCKGSPEQQRHPHPGSSPEMLPKHVLSGSPEHFQKHRPGGSPEHARHSGGSPEHLQKHALGGSLEHLPRARGTSPEHLKQHYGGSPDHKHAGGSGGSGGGGSREGTLRRPAQEDSSPHHRNVYSGMNESTLSYVRQLEARVRQLEEENRMLPQGSFRLSSGADGNNSSPNSPASFSGHTTPSQQPEPVVHSLKVVWRKLGDAAGSCPGIRQHLSGNQYKGPM